A stretch of Anaeromyxobacter dehalogenans 2CP-1 DNA encodes these proteins:
- the ppdK gene encoding pyruvate, phosphate dikinase, whose product MAAKRIYAFGGGRAEGNKDMKDLLGGKGAGLAEMSNIGIPVPPGFTITTEVCAEYYKAGQKLPKALEPELKAALRKVEALTGKGFGDPSDPLLVSVRSGARASMPGMMDTVLNLGLNDATVAGLAARASNPRFAWDSYRRFVAMFGDVVLGLKPERKEDRDPFEVILDAKKHAHGVKYDKDLPVEALRELVAEFKAEIRRRKGVEFPEAPYEQLLAAIGAVFRSWNNDRAIAYRQLNGIPAEWGTAVSVQSMVFGNMGDDSGTGVAFTRNPATGEDEFYGEFLVNAQGEDVVAGIRTPQKISELKERWPEVARQLEDARETLERHYRDMQDIEFTIERGRLYLLQTRSGKRTGLAAVRIAVEMAEERLIGRDEAVLRVEPEALNHLLRPVFDAEAKAAAVKGGRGLAKGLPAGPGAASGKLVFFAQDAAAWHARGEPVILARHETSPEDIRGMAAAEGFLTAFGGMTSHAALVARQMGKVAIVGCGALEFDYHARTMTVETAGGAKVLKEGDWLSIDGTAGEVIEGRLDTRPSEVMAVLVEGGLEPKDAPTYQRFAKLLSWADAARRLRVRANADQPDQARVAVAFGAQGIGLCRTEHMFFGEGKIGPMREMIVAETHEDRRKALAKLLPVQREDFRGLFLEMAGRPVTIRTLDPPLHEFLPHEEQGIAQLARDTGRTVEEIRAQIADLVESNPMLGHRGCRLGISHPEITEMQARAIFEAACDAAEQGVKVEPEVMIPLVASVKELDDQAGVVRRVAEDVFARRGRKVRYLVGTMIEVPRGALTAAEIARTAEFFSFGTNDLTQTTFGLSRDDTGPVLQTYLAKEILPVDPFVSVDQDGVGALMKIAVAGGRATRPGLKLGICGEHGGDPASVEFCHRIGLDYVSCSPYRLPIARLAAAQAALRERAQESKAGDGSAKRARNGKAKPARAAKASPRRARNAAIAVPRARKGAGRRPRARA is encoded by the coding sequence ATGGCGGCGAAGCGCATCTACGCCTTCGGCGGCGGCAGGGCCGAGGGGAACAAGGACATGAAGGACCTGCTCGGCGGGAAGGGCGCCGGGCTGGCGGAGATGTCGAACATCGGCATCCCGGTGCCGCCCGGCTTCACCATCACCACCGAGGTCTGCGCCGAGTACTACAAGGCCGGCCAGAAGCTGCCGAAGGCGCTCGAGCCCGAGCTGAAGGCGGCGCTGCGCAAGGTGGAGGCGCTCACCGGCAAGGGCTTCGGCGACCCGTCCGACCCGCTGCTCGTCTCGGTCCGCTCCGGCGCGCGCGCGTCGATGCCCGGCATGATGGACACGGTCCTCAACCTCGGGCTGAACGACGCCACGGTGGCGGGGCTGGCGGCCCGCGCGTCGAACCCGCGCTTCGCCTGGGACAGCTACCGCCGCTTCGTGGCGATGTTCGGCGACGTCGTGCTGGGCCTGAAGCCCGAGCGCAAGGAGGACCGCGATCCGTTCGAGGTGATCCTCGACGCGAAGAAGCACGCGCACGGCGTGAAGTACGACAAGGACCTGCCGGTCGAGGCGCTCCGCGAGCTGGTGGCCGAGTTCAAGGCGGAGATCCGGCGGCGCAAGGGCGTCGAGTTCCCGGAGGCGCCCTACGAGCAGCTCCTCGCCGCCATCGGCGCGGTCTTCCGCTCCTGGAACAACGATCGGGCCATCGCCTACCGGCAGCTGAACGGGATCCCGGCCGAGTGGGGCACCGCGGTCTCGGTCCAGTCGATGGTGTTCGGGAACATGGGCGACGACTCCGGCACCGGGGTCGCGTTCACCCGCAACCCCGCCACCGGCGAGGACGAGTTCTACGGCGAGTTCCTGGTGAACGCGCAGGGCGAGGACGTGGTCGCCGGCATCCGGACGCCGCAGAAGATCTCCGAGCTGAAGGAGCGCTGGCCGGAGGTGGCGCGCCAGCTCGAGGACGCGCGCGAGACGCTGGAGCGCCACTACCGCGACATGCAGGACATCGAGTTCACCATCGAGCGCGGGCGCCTGTACCTGCTGCAGACGCGCAGCGGCAAGCGGACCGGGCTCGCGGCGGTGCGCATCGCGGTGGAGATGGCCGAGGAGCGGCTCATCGGGCGCGACGAGGCGGTGCTGCGCGTCGAGCCGGAGGCGCTCAACCACCTGCTCCGCCCGGTGTTCGACGCCGAGGCGAAGGCGGCGGCGGTGAAGGGCGGGCGCGGGCTCGCGAAGGGGCTGCCGGCCGGCCCGGGCGCCGCGAGCGGCAAGCTGGTGTTCTTCGCGCAGGACGCGGCGGCGTGGCACGCGCGCGGCGAGCCGGTGATCCTGGCCCGCCACGAGACCAGCCCGGAGGACATCCGCGGCATGGCCGCGGCGGAGGGCTTCCTCACCGCGTTCGGCGGCATGACCTCGCACGCGGCGCTGGTGGCGCGGCAGATGGGCAAGGTCGCGATCGTGGGCTGCGGCGCGCTCGAGTTCGACTACCACGCGCGCACCATGACCGTGGAGACCGCCGGCGGCGCGAAGGTGCTGAAGGAGGGCGACTGGCTCTCCATCGACGGCACCGCCGGCGAGGTGATCGAGGGCCGCCTCGACACGCGGCCGTCGGAGGTGATGGCGGTGCTGGTGGAGGGCGGGCTCGAGCCGAAGGACGCGCCCACCTACCAGCGCTTCGCGAAGCTGCTCTCCTGGGCCGACGCGGCCCGCCGGCTCCGGGTGCGGGCCAACGCCGACCAGCCGGACCAGGCGCGCGTGGCGGTCGCGTTCGGCGCGCAGGGCATCGGCCTGTGCCGCACCGAGCACATGTTCTTCGGCGAGGGGAAGATCGGCCCGATGCGCGAGATGATCGTGGCCGAGACGCACGAGGACCGCCGCAAGGCGCTCGCGAAGCTCCTGCCCGTCCAGCGCGAGGACTTCCGGGGGCTGTTCCTGGAGATGGCGGGGCGGCCCGTGACCATCCGCACGCTGGATCCGCCGCTGCACGAGTTCCTCCCGCACGAGGAGCAGGGCATCGCGCAGCTGGCGCGCGACACCGGGCGCACCGTCGAGGAGATCCGCGCGCAGATCGCGGACCTGGTCGAGTCGAACCCCATGCTCGGCCACCGCGGCTGCCGGCTCGGGATCAGCCACCCCGAGATCACCGAGATGCAGGCGCGCGCCATCTTCGAGGCCGCCTGCGACGCCGCCGAGCAGGGCGTGAAGGTCGAGCCGGAGGTGATGATCCCGCTCGTCGCCTCGGTGAAGGAGCTGGACGACCAGGCCGGCGTGGTGCGGCGGGTGGCGGAGGACGTGTTCGCCCGGCGTGGCCGCAAGGTGCGCTACCTGGTGGGGACGATGATCGAGGTGCCGCGCGGCGCGCTCACCGCCGCCGAGATCGCGCGCACCGCCGAGTTCTTCTCGTTCGGCACGAACGACCTCACCCAGACCACGTTCGGCCTGTCGCGCGACGACACGGGCCCGGTGCTGCAGACCTACCTCGCGAAGGAGATCCTGCCCGTCGACCCGTTCGTCTCGGTGGACCAGGACGGCGTGGGCGCGCTCATGAAGATCGCGGTCGCCGGCGGGCGGGCCACCCGGCCCGGCCTGAAGCTCGGCATCTGCGGCGAGCACGGCGGCGACCCGGCCTCGGTGGAGTTCTGCCACCGCATCGGGCTCGATTACGTCTCCTGCTCGCCCTACCGGCTCCCCATCGCGCGGCTCGCCGCGGCGCAGGCGGCGCTCCGCGAGCGCGCGCAGGAGAGCAAGGCGGGCGACGGGAGCGCGAAGCGCGCGCGCAACGGGAAGGCGAAGCCCGCGCGCGCGGCGAAGGCGTCCCCGCGGCGGGCGCGGAACGCCGCGATCGCGGTCCCGCGGGCACGCAAGGGCGCCGGACGCCGGCCCCGGGCGCGCGCGTAG
- a CDS encoding thiamine biosynthesis protein: MGKQGKAIGLISGGLDSTLALALVRGQGIEVKAVNFYTGFCITETQRRKGGRPDGTVPQNEALRAAADLEVDIEYVDISGPGYFDMLVNPRWGYGANANPCVDCRVFMMRRAKEIMEAEGADFIFTGEVLGQRPKSQRRDTLRIIERESGLDGRLLRPLSAKLLPPTIPEKEGIVDRERLLDISGRGRTRQMALAEEMGISEWPQPAGGCCYLTDEAFSRKFFDVLDAREARGEPRKLEREDVVLLSTGRHFRLSPRAKLIVGRTEVENALLEHHVEGRARVEARDVLGPVALVEGVPTWEERQLAARIVARYGKGKDAGRVVVEWREGDLVETYEVEPEHDEARVEAMRI; encoded by the coding sequence ATGGGCAAGCAGGGCAAGGCGATCGGACTGATCTCCGGCGGGCTCGACTCGACGCTGGCGCTGGCGCTGGTCCGCGGGCAGGGCATCGAGGTGAAGGCGGTGAACTTCTACACCGGCTTCTGCATCACCGAGACGCAGCGCCGCAAGGGCGGGCGCCCCGACGGCACGGTCCCGCAGAACGAGGCGCTCCGCGCCGCCGCCGACCTCGAGGTGGACATCGAGTACGTGGACATCTCCGGCCCCGGCTACTTCGACATGCTCGTGAACCCGCGCTGGGGCTACGGCGCGAACGCGAACCCGTGCGTGGACTGCCGCGTGTTCATGATGCGCCGGGCGAAGGAGATCATGGAGGCGGAGGGCGCCGACTTCATCTTCACCGGCGAGGTGCTCGGCCAGCGCCCGAAGAGCCAGCGCCGCGACACGCTGCGGATCATCGAGCGCGAGAGCGGGCTCGACGGGCGCCTGCTCCGCCCGCTCTCGGCGAAGCTCCTGCCCCCGACCATCCCGGAGAAGGAGGGGATCGTCGATCGCGAGCGGCTGCTCGACATCAGCGGCCGCGGCCGCACCCGCCAGATGGCGCTCGCCGAGGAGATGGGGATCTCGGAGTGGCCGCAGCCGGCGGGCGGCTGCTGCTACCTCACCGACGAGGCGTTCTCGCGGAAGTTCTTCGACGTGCTCGACGCGCGCGAGGCGCGGGGCGAGCCGCGGAAGCTGGAGCGCGAGGACGTGGTGCTGCTCTCCACCGGCCGCCACTTCCGGCTCTCGCCGCGCGCGAAGCTCATCGTCGGGCGCACCGAGGTGGAGAACGCGCTGCTCGAGCACCACGTGGAGGGGCGCGCCCGGGTGGAGGCGCGGGACGTGCTCGGGCCGGTGGCCCTGGTCGAGGGCGTGCCGACCTGGGAGGAGCGCCAGCTCGCCGCGCGGATCGTGGCGCGCTACGGGAAGGGGAAGGACGCCGGGCGCGTGGTGGTGGAGTGGCGCGAGGGCGACCTGGTCGAGACCTACGAGGTCGAGCCGGAGCACGACGAGGCCCGCGTCGAGGCGATGCGGATATAG
- a CDS encoding sulfurtransferase TusA family protein — protein sequence MALTAPMPAPARTLDTSGRLCPFPIVETAKAVKAMDAGAVLLVIATDPGIALDMPMWCKATRNEHLGTFQDGAAWKSFVRKRAR from the coding sequence ATGGCGCTCACCGCACCGATGCCCGCGCCCGCGCGCACCCTCGACACCTCGGGGCGGCTGTGCCCGTTCCCCATCGTCGAGACCGCGAAGGCGGTGAAGGCGATGGACGCGGGGGCGGTGCTGCTCGTGATCGCCACCGATCCCGGCATCGCGCTCGACATGCCGATGTGGTGCAAGGCGACGCGGAACGAGCACCTCGGGACCTTCCAGGACGGCGCGGCCTGGAAGAGCTTCGTGCGCAAGCGCGCCCGCTGA
- a CDS encoding DsbA family protein, with translation MKHVSWVVALVIGFAIGFVGRGSWDAGGRPSRAPVGAPTRARPVEDPKAVYRVPADDSPVRGPADALVTIVESSDFQCPYCKRGAATMKQVEEAYRGKVRFVFKHNPLSFHPQAMPAALAAEEARAQGGDEKFWALHDKLFDSAPALDQAAIEKAAGELGLDVAKVREAMQAGTHRARIERDQKLVVGLGAPATPTFFVNGRKIAGAQPIEAFRAVIDEELARAEQLVRSGTPASQVYAKAIERGATAPVFLPGTVPPPTAAAPSPAAPAPAAPAAPPPATYAKVPLRADDPARGPADAKLTVVLFSDFQCPFCSRVEPTLKQLEQAYPGQVRIVWKHQPLSFHPNAMPAAIAAEAAREQGKFWPMHEKLFSNQQALSPATYEQYAKELGLDLRKFQAAVAARKGADRIAADQQLAGSVGANGTPTMFFNCRQVVGALPLERMRPVVEEELKKADALLKGGKAGAGFYEQACQANLALKPAAPQQGAVVPAALPAGQPVQGLAVRADDPIRGNPKAPVTIVLFSDFQCPFCARVEPTLAQVQKTYGDKVRVVWKHQPLGMHPNALPAAEAAEAAREQGKFWQMHEKLFASQRELSDALYERAAREIGLDVARFDAARRSGRARTRIAEDQALAARIGAQATPTMFVNGVKVEGAVPFEQIRAVVDAELARR, from the coding sequence ATGAAGCACGTGAGCTGGGTGGTCGCGCTCGTCATCGGGTTCGCGATCGGATTCGTCGGGCGCGGCTCGTGGGATGCGGGCGGCCGGCCGTCCCGCGCGCCCGTGGGCGCGCCCACGCGCGCGCGTCCGGTGGAGGATCCGAAGGCCGTCTACCGGGTCCCCGCGGACGACTCGCCGGTGCGCGGCCCGGCCGACGCGCTCGTCACCATCGTCGAGTCGTCCGACTTCCAGTGCCCGTACTGCAAGCGCGGCGCGGCCACCATGAAGCAGGTCGAGGAGGCGTACCGCGGCAAGGTGCGCTTCGTCTTCAAGCACAACCCGCTCTCGTTCCACCCGCAGGCCATGCCGGCCGCGCTCGCCGCCGAGGAGGCGCGGGCGCAGGGCGGCGACGAGAAGTTCTGGGCGCTGCACGACAAGCTGTTCGACTCGGCCCCCGCGCTCGACCAGGCCGCCATCGAGAAGGCCGCCGGCGAGCTCGGCCTCGACGTCGCCAAGGTCCGCGAGGCGATGCAGGCCGGCACCCACCGCGCCCGCATCGAGCGCGACCAGAAGCTGGTGGTCGGCCTGGGCGCACCGGCCACCCCGACGTTCTTCGTGAACGGGCGGAAGATCGCCGGCGCGCAGCCGATCGAGGCGTTCCGCGCGGTGATCGACGAGGAGCTCGCCAGGGCCGAGCAGCTCGTCCGGTCCGGCACGCCGGCGTCGCAGGTCTATGCGAAGGCCATCGAGCGCGGCGCGACCGCCCCGGTGTTCCTGCCCGGCACCGTGCCGCCCCCGACCGCCGCCGCGCCCTCGCCGGCCGCCCCGGCGCCGGCGGCCCCCGCGGCCCCGCCGCCCGCCACCTACGCGAAGGTCCCGCTCCGCGCCGACGACCCGGCGCGCGGCCCGGCGGACGCGAAGCTGACGGTGGTGCTGTTCTCCGACTTCCAGTGCCCGTTCTGCTCCCGCGTCGAGCCCACCCTGAAGCAGCTCGAGCAGGCGTACCCGGGCCAGGTGCGGATCGTGTGGAAGCACCAGCCGCTCTCCTTCCACCCGAACGCCATGCCGGCGGCCATCGCCGCCGAGGCGGCCCGCGAGCAGGGCAAGTTCTGGCCGATGCACGAGAAGCTGTTCTCGAACCAGCAGGCGCTCTCCCCCGCGACCTACGAGCAGTACGCGAAGGAGCTCGGCCTCGACCTGCGCAAGTTCCAGGCGGCGGTGGCGGCGCGCAAGGGCGCCGACCGGATCGCGGCCGATCAGCAGCTCGCCGGGTCGGTGGGCGCGAACGGCACGCCGACGATGTTCTTCAACTGCCGCCAGGTGGTGGGCGCGCTCCCGCTCGAGCGGATGCGCCCGGTGGTCGAGGAGGAGCTGAAGAAGGCGGACGCGCTGCTGAAGGGCGGGAAGGCCGGCGCCGGGTTCTACGAGCAGGCCTGCCAGGCGAACCTGGCGCTGAAGCCGGCCGCGCCGCAGCAGGGCGCGGTGGTCCCGGCGGCGCTGCCGGCCGGCCAGCCGGTGCAGGGCCTCGCGGTCCGCGCCGACGACCCGATCCGCGGCAACCCGAAGGCGCCGGTCACGATCGTGCTGTTCTCGGACTTCCAGTGCCCGTTCTGCGCCCGCGTCGAGCCGACGCTCGCGCAGGTGCAGAAGACGTACGGCGACAAGGTCCGCGTGGTCTGGAAGCACCAGCCGCTCGGCATGCACCCGAACGCGCTGCCCGCGGCCGAGGCCGCCGAGGCGGCCCGCGAGCAGGGCAAGTTCTGGCAGATGCACGAGAAGCTGTTCGCGAGCCAGCGTGAGCTGTCCGACGCGCTGTACGAGCGGGCCGCCCGCGAGATCGGCCTCGACGTGGCCCGCTTCGACGCGGCCCGCCGCTCCGGCCGCGCCCGCACCCGCATCGCCGAGGACCAGGCGCTGGCCGCCCGCATCGGCGCGCAGGCCACGCCCACCATGTTCGTGAACGGCGTGAAGGTGGAAGGCGCGGTGCCGTTCGAGCAGATCCGCGCGGTCGTCGATGCCGAGCTCGCGCGCCGCTAG
- a CDS encoding glycosyltransferase family 25 protein — translation MASGVGAPAPAPLAPAVAAAWDALHRAFDRIFVITIERAAERQERVRTRLTGLDYRFHLGMDKRLLDPARRAAEGYDEAADRAAARRSRTMTPGELACAISHLQIYRAAVEHGWERVLVFEDDVLPRYEDLALLPQTLEQLPDDWELAYLGYTNFEKVTPYHRAKQATYLVAAALGLMKWTPAEIRRFHPRRFSENLKVAGLHHCAHAYAFTQAAARKLVAAQTPLARNADQLFVHMVLSGKLRAFVTEPKFFDQEAGSGKAADYSFIFHD, via the coding sequence GTGGCGTCGGGGGTGGGCGCGCCGGCGCCCGCCCCGCTCGCGCCCGCCGTCGCGGCCGCCTGGGATGCGCTCCACCGCGCGTTCGACCGGATCTTCGTGATCACGATCGAGCGCGCGGCGGAGCGGCAGGAGCGCGTCCGCACGCGGCTGACCGGGCTCGACTACCGCTTCCATCTCGGGATGGACAAGCGGCTGCTCGATCCGGCGCGCCGCGCCGCCGAGGGCTACGACGAGGCGGCGGATCGCGCCGCCGCGCGCCGCTCGCGGACGATGACGCCGGGCGAGCTCGCCTGCGCCATCTCGCACCTGCAGATCTACCGGGCGGCGGTGGAGCACGGCTGGGAGCGCGTGCTGGTGTTCGAGGACGACGTGCTGCCCCGGTACGAAGACCTGGCGCTCCTGCCGCAGACGCTGGAGCAGCTCCCCGACGACTGGGAGCTCGCCTACCTGGGCTACACCAACTTCGAGAAGGTGACGCCCTACCACCGCGCCAAGCAGGCGACGTACCTCGTCGCCGCCGCGCTCGGGCTGATGAAGTGGACGCCGGCGGAGATCCGCCGCTTCCACCCGCGGCGCTTCAGCGAGAACCTCAAGGTGGCGGGCCTGCACCACTGCGCGCACGCCTACGCGTTCACCCAGGCGGCGGCCCGCAAGCTGGTCGCGGCGCAGACCCCGCTGGCGCGCAACGCCGACCAGCTGTTCGTCCACATGGTGCTGAGCGGCAAGCTGCGCGCGTTCGTCACCGAGCCGAAGTTCTTCGACCAGGAGGCCGGGTCCGGCAAGGCGGCCGACTACTCGTTCATCTTCCACGACTGA
- the panD gene encoding aspartate 1-decarboxylase produces the protein MRRTFFKAKIHRATVTHADLEYEGSVSIDEDLLEAAGIWEYEAVHIWNITRGTRLQTYAIKGERGSGIICINGAAAHLNRPGDMVILATFAELEEAEARDFKPTVVLVDRQNKIVAKDAVEVPGPARRVTA, from the coding sequence ATGCGTCGGACCTTCTTCAAGGCGAAGATCCATCGTGCGACCGTGACGCACGCGGATCTCGAGTACGAGGGCTCGGTCTCCATCGACGAGGACCTGCTCGAGGCCGCGGGCATCTGGGAGTACGAGGCCGTCCACATCTGGAACATCACCCGCGGCACCCGGTTGCAGACGTACGCGATCAAGGGTGAGCGCGGCTCCGGCATCATCTGCATCAACGGCGCGGCCGCGCACCTCAACCGCCCCGGCGACATGGTGATCCTCGCCACGTTCGCCGAGCTGGAAGAGGCCGAGGCTCGCGACTTCAAGCCCACCGTGGTCCTCGTCGACCGCCAGAACAAGATCGTGGCCAAGGACGCCGTCGAGGTGCCCGGCCCGGCACGCAGGGTGACGGCATGA
- a CDS encoding anthranilate synthase component I family protein: MRVEIDADTETPVSAFLKLSRGERHAFLLESVEGGERSARFTFLGAAPRALLRWKLGDPGDPIAALRAALATHRAVRVPGVPRFSGGFMGHVSYDAVRLFEPRVPIAKADELGFPDVLLMDFDELVAFDNRRHSLHVICEVRCDEGDDPRALYADAVRRIRRRLAVLARPLSDRRPRRAGPPAVLAPRVRREAFEAAVRRAKEYVTAGDCQQIVLSQRFDAETSLPPFEIYRALRRVNPSPYLFFVKDGPRALVGSSPETLVKLEDGEVTLRPIAGTRPRGADAAEDQALEAELRADPKENAEHVMLVDLGRNDVGRVSATGTVKVAALKTVERYSHVMHLVSEVRGRLAPGRTAVDVLRAGFPAGTLSGSPKVRAMEIIDALEPARRGPYGGAVGYFDRGGDMEMCIAIRTLLANGRRVSVQSGAGIVYDSDPAAEYQETVNKARAVFTAVAQAEARGLDAPPAAAPRGRAGAQKAQAAPARQRRAAGSRGRRAAPRGKGARR; this comes from the coding sequence GTGCGCGTCGAGATCGACGCCGACACCGAGACGCCGGTCTCGGCGTTCCTGAAGCTCTCGCGCGGCGAGCGCCACGCGTTCCTCCTCGAGTCGGTGGAGGGCGGGGAGCGGAGCGCGCGCTTCACGTTCCTGGGCGCGGCGCCGCGGGCGCTGCTCCGCTGGAAGCTGGGCGACCCCGGCGATCCCATCGCCGCGCTCCGCGCCGCGCTCGCCACGCACCGGGCGGTGCGGGTGCCCGGCGTCCCGCGCTTCTCCGGCGGCTTCATGGGCCACGTCTCCTACGACGCGGTCCGCCTGTTCGAGCCGCGCGTCCCCATCGCGAAGGCCGACGAGCTGGGCTTCCCCGACGTCCTGCTCATGGACTTCGACGAGCTGGTGGCGTTCGACAACCGCCGCCACTCGCTCCACGTCATCTGCGAGGTGCGCTGCGACGAGGGCGACGACCCGCGCGCGCTCTACGCCGACGCGGTCCGCCGCATCCGCCGCCGCCTGGCGGTGCTGGCGCGGCCGCTCTCCGATCGCCGCCCGCGCCGGGCCGGGCCGCCGGCGGTGCTCGCGCCGCGGGTCCGCCGCGAGGCGTTCGAGGCGGCGGTGCGGCGCGCCAAGGAGTACGTCACCGCCGGCGACTGCCAGCAGATCGTCCTCTCCCAGCGCTTCGACGCCGAGACCTCGCTCCCGCCGTTCGAGATCTACCGGGCGCTCCGCCGCGTGAACCCCTCGCCGTACCTGTTCTTCGTGAAGGACGGGCCGCGCGCGCTGGTCGGCTCGTCGCCGGAGACGCTGGTGAAGCTCGAGGACGGCGAGGTGACGCTGCGGCCCATCGCCGGCACGCGCCCGCGCGGCGCGGACGCGGCCGAGGACCAGGCGCTCGAGGCCGAGCTGCGCGCCGACCCGAAGGAGAACGCCGAGCACGTCATGCTGGTGGACCTCGGGCGCAACGACGTGGGGCGGGTGTCCGCCACCGGCACCGTGAAGGTCGCCGCGCTGAAGACGGTGGAGCGCTACTCGCACGTGATGCACCTCGTCTCGGAGGTGCGCGGGCGGCTCGCCCCCGGCCGCACGGCGGTGGACGTGCTCCGGGCCGGCTTCCCCGCCGGCACGCTCTCCGGCTCGCCCAAGGTGCGGGCCATGGAGATCATCGACGCGCTCGAGCCGGCCCGCCGCGGCCCCTACGGCGGCGCGGTGGGCTACTTCGACCGCGGCGGCGACATGGAGATGTGCATCGCGATCCGCACGCTGCTCGCGAACGGCCGGCGCGTGTCGGTGCAGTCCGGCGCCGGCATCGTCTACGACTCCGACCCGGCCGCCGAGTACCAGGAGACCGTCAACAAGGCGCGCGCGGTGTTCACCGCGGTGGCGCAGGCCGAGGCGCGCGGGCTGGACGCGCCGCCGGCTGCCGCGCCCCGCGGGCGCGCCGGCGCGCAGAAGGCGCAGGCGGCCCCCGCGCGGCAGCGGCGCGCGGCCGGATCGCGCGGCCGCCGCGCGGCGCCGCGCGGGAAGGGGGCGAGGCGATGA
- a CDS encoding anthranilate synthase component II, with protein sequence MSGARPVRLLLVDNYDSFTFNLVQYLGELGAEVEVFRNDEIDVPGIRARRPDALVLSPGPCTPDQAGVTLEVLRTLSGALPILGVCLGHQAIGQAFGGKVVRNVRIVHGKASPVHHRNQGIYAGLPAPFQAGRYHSLVVERESLPEALEITSWTEEGEIMGLRHRALDVEGVQFHPESILTLDGKRLLGNWLAHVAPRGEEARP encoded by the coding sequence ATGAGCGGCGCGCGCCCGGTCCGGCTGCTGCTGGTGGACAACTACGACAGCTTCACCTTCAACCTGGTGCAGTACCTGGGCGAGCTGGGCGCCGAGGTGGAGGTGTTTCGCAACGACGAGATCGACGTGCCCGGCATCCGGGCGCGCCGCCCCGACGCGCTGGTGCTCTCGCCCGGCCCGTGCACGCCGGACCAGGCGGGGGTGACGCTGGAGGTGCTCCGGACGCTCTCGGGCGCGCTGCCCATCCTCGGCGTGTGCCTCGGGCACCAGGCCATCGGCCAGGCGTTCGGGGGCAAGGTGGTGCGGAACGTCCGCATCGTGCACGGCAAGGCGAGCCCGGTGCACCACCGCAACCAGGGCATCTACGCCGGGCTGCCCGCGCCGTTCCAGGCCGGGCGCTACCACTCGCTCGTGGTCGAGCGCGAGAGCCTCCCCGAGGCGCTCGAGATCACCTCGTGGACCGAGGAGGGAGAGATCATGGGCCTGCGCCACCGGGCGCTGGACGTGGAGGGCGTGCAGTTCCACCCCGAGTCGATCCTGACGCTGGATGGCAAGCGCCTGCTCGGGAACTGGCTCGCGCACGTCGCGCCGCGCGGCGAGGAGGCACGGCCGTGA
- the trpD gene encoding anthranilate phosphoribosyltransferase: MIQQAIAKLLEGEDLTRAEAALVMTEIADGGATPAQSGAFLAALRMKGETVDEIAGAADVMRQRADRVRVDRDVFIDTCGTGGDGRHTFNISTTAAFVAAGAGVCVAKHGNRAVSSRSGSADVLAALGVNVDADKETVERCIEEVGIGFLFAVRLHPAFKAIAGVRRELGVRTIFNLLGPLANPAGARHQVLGVYEARWVPVLGGVLAALGAAHAFVVHGEGLDEIAVTGMTHVCEVRDGQVERYTIRPEDLGLPRRDAAELVGGDAVANARIVTDVLEGQAGGPRDAVLANAAAALVCAGAAKDLRDGVARAARSIDSGAAREKLRQLVAATTVPA, from the coding sequence GTGATCCAGCAGGCCATCGCGAAGCTCCTGGAGGGCGAGGACCTCACCCGCGCCGAGGCGGCCCTGGTGATGACCGAGATCGCCGACGGCGGCGCCACCCCGGCCCAGTCGGGCGCGTTCCTGGCGGCGCTGCGCATGAAGGGCGAGACGGTGGACGAGATCGCCGGCGCCGCCGACGTGATGCGCCAGCGGGCGGACCGGGTGCGGGTGGATCGCGACGTGTTCATCGACACCTGCGGCACCGGCGGCGACGGGCGCCACACCTTCAACATCTCCACCACCGCCGCGTTCGTGGCGGCCGGCGCGGGCGTGTGCGTGGCGAAGCACGGCAACCGCGCCGTGTCGTCGCGCTCCGGCTCCGCCGACGTGCTCGCCGCGCTGGGCGTGAACGTGGACGCGGACAAGGAGACGGTGGAGCGCTGCATCGAGGAGGTCGGCATCGGCTTCCTGTTCGCGGTGCGGCTCCACCCCGCGTTCAAGGCCATCGCCGGCGTGCGCCGCGAGCTGGGCGTGCGCACCATCTTCAACCTGCTCGGCCCGCTCGCGAACCCCGCCGGCGCGCGCCACCAGGTGCTCGGCGTGTACGAGGCGCGCTGGGTGCCGGTGCTGGGCGGCGTGCTGGCGGCGCTGGGCGCCGCGCACGCGTTCGTGGTGCACGGCGAGGGGCTGGACGAGATCGCCGTGACCGGCATGACGCACGTCTGCGAGGTGAGGGACGGCCAGGTGGAGCGCTACACCATCCGGCCCGAGGACCTGGGGCTGCCGCGGCGCGACGCCGCCGAGCTCGTCGGCGGCGACGCGGTGGCGAACGCCCGCATCGTCACCGACGTGCTGGAGGGACAGGCGGGCGGGCCGCGCGACGCGGTGCTGGCGAACGCCGCCGCCGCGCTGGTGTGCGCCGGCGCCGCCAAGGACCTGCGCGACGGCGTGGCGCGCGCCGCCCGGTCCATCGACTCGGGCGCCGCCCGCGAGAAGCTGCGGCAGCTGGTGGCCGCCACCACGGTGCCGGCGTGA